One Eurosta solidaginis isolate ZX-2024a chromosome 5, ASM4086904v1, whole genome shotgun sequence DNA segment encodes these proteins:
- the LOC137253600 gene encoding piggyBac transposable element-derived protein 3-like produces MSATKRKNSFHAKNDFRGLEEAVNALLWDDSENNDVANPDLIIIPPELDPLTDSEEFDEDNLDDNMLPTDLSGCVELDIDEDMIECDQSTGSSSVINSPLETQDQLSTSSSNSISEKYLAIDTRNCKLLKKDSRYSIEYNDNIYIETFDTTKESFAEYTPIMVFKEFLTDEIVQYMCDQTMLYAHSHKNNPKFRIDVEEMRVFIAILFFTGYHKLPTERAYWSLDEDLGVPLVSEAMTRDRYIEIKRYLHLADNTKINNSTDKMYEVRPLMNMLIGRFQQIGYFHSNLSIDESMIKYFGRHSAKQFIRGKPIRFGYKAWMLASSCGYCYDLDVYCGKNSVEARNIPLGASVVLNFVEKIPNPERHAIFFDNYFTTHSLMRQLADMKLKASGTVRENRISNCKLDNNKIFKRRSRGSYDCRYDTLNDILAVKWVDNNVCSILTNFDKMTPMHYVKRWSRESQSKINVPQPNVCATYNKHMGGVDNIDQNVSAYRIAIRGKKWWWVIFTYLIDMAMTNGSFICQSIANAINSTRNCNSGVK; encoded by the exons ATGTctgcaacaaaaagaaaaaattctttcCACGCAAAAAATGATTTCAGAGGGCTTGAAGAAGCTGTTAATGCACTATTGTGGGATGATAGTGAGAATAATGATGTGGCAAACCCCGACTTGATCATCATTCCTCCCGAGCTAGACCCACTAACCGACTCCGAAGAATTTGATGAGGACAATTTAGATGATAATATGCTGCCAACAGATTTGTCAGGATGTGTTGAGCTTGACATCGATGAGGATATGATTGAGTGTGATCAATCAACGGGCTCATCATCAGTAATAAACTCCCCGTTAGAAACGCAAGATCAACTTTCAACATCTTCATCGAACTCCATTTCAGAGAAATACCTAGCAATCG ATACACGAAATTGTAAATTGCTAAAAAAAGATTCAAGATACTCCATCGAATACAAtgacaatatatatattgaaacatTTGATACAACTAAAGAGAGTTTTGCTGAGTATACACCAATCATGGTTTTCAAAGAATTTTTAACGGACGAAATAGTTCAATACATGTGTGATCAAACCATGTTATATGCACACTCCCATAAAAATAATCCCAAGTTTAGAATTGACGTTGAGGAGATGAGAGTCTTTATAGCTATTTTGTTTTTTACTGGTTACCATAAGTTACCAACAGAACGTGCATACTGGTCGCTCGACGAGGATCTTGGTGTGCCCTTAGTCTCAGAAGCCATGACTAGAGATCGTTATATCGAAATAAAAAGATACCTTCATCTTGCAGACAACACCAAGATCAATAATTCCACAGACAAAATGTATGAAGTAAGGCCACTGATGAACATGTTGATTGGACGTTTTCAACAAATAGGTTATTTTCATTCCAATTTGTCAATTGATGAATCAATGATTAAATACTTCGGCAGGCATTCTGCGAAACAATTTATTAGAGGTAAACCAATACGTTTTGGTTATAAGGCGTGGATGCTTGCTAGCTCTTGCGGCTATTGTTATGATTTGGATGTGTATTGTGGAAAAAATAGCGTCGAAGCTCGAAATATTCCATTAGGCGCAAGCGTTGTGCTGAACTTTGTCGAAAAGATTCCCAACCCCGAGAGACATGCAATTTTTTTCGACAATTATTTCACTACGCATTCTCTTATGAGACAGCTAGCAGACATGAAGTTAAAAGCAAGTGGCACAGTTCGAGAAAACCGAATTTCTAATTGCAAGCttgataataataaaatttttaagaggCGTTCCCGTGGAAGTTATGATTGCAGGTATGATACTCTCAACGATATTCTTGCAGTTAAGTGGGTGGACAATAACGTTTGTTCAATTCTTACAAATTTTGATAAAATGACACCTATGCATTATGTTAAACGCTGGTCTCGCGAGAGCCAAAGTAAAATAAACGTACCACAACCAAATGTGTGTGCTACATATAATAAGCATATGGGTGGAGTTGACAACATTGACCAAAATGTAAGTGCCTATCGTATAGCAATAAGAGGGAAGAAATGGTGGTGGGTGATTTTTACCTATCTTATTGATATGGCCATGACAAATGGAAGTTTTATATGTCAGTCAATCGCAAATGCGATAAATTCTACACGCAACTGCAATTCAGGCGTGAAATAG
- the LOC137253030 gene encoding uncharacterized protein, whose protein sequence is MKFLPLASPVNVITADVSAVGTTAECTAVVDAAAIVTTAECTAIIDAAAVNTSAVGNSIYDVSTVGVYSNNTSVIGVSANDISAAGVSVNNIYRVNGAISKVSVSRHELSSSRVYGGSSAGKFNHCSNNNMKAGSSINIIVDTVDQELSRLRKQIEIVNLKRHLRELEQAAGVPEVYINNKNSFCDIEHAITKFSGDDITYSVRFFINDFEEIMNTVNADDHFRFLSLRRSLTGTARVFLSTISAVTYKQLCEQLINEFDRNVSRQDVYKMLRQRRWQKKNESLHCYILCMQSIARRSDITESEVIEFIIDGLENNVSNITLLLSARTINELKMLVSRYEKKYLSREREEITKLPFKESKVENKVHTNICFNCSQTGHIKHNCPYPMRPKGSCFRCWEMGHEYRSCPNPKKILHKLVKQQVAAINDFEDVDRYEVIDAFNESG, encoded by the exons ATGAAGTTCCTGCCGCTGGCGTCTCCCGTTAATGTTATAACTGCTGATGTTTCTGCCGTTGGTACTACTGCCGAGTGTACCGCTGTCGTTGATGCCGCTGCCATTGTTACTACTGCTGAATGTACCGCTATCATTGATGCCGCTGCCGTTAATACATCTGCCGTTGGTAACTCTATTTATGATGTTTCTACTGTTGGTGTATATTCCAATAATACTTCCGTTATTGGTGTTTCTGCCAATGATATTTCCGCTGCTGGCGTCTCTGTCAATAATATTTATCGTGTTAATGGTGCTATCTCTAAAGTATCTGTTTCGAGACACGAATTAAGTTCTAGTCGTGTGTATGGCGGTAGTTCCGCGGGAAAATTTAATCATTGTTCTAATAATAACATGAAAGCAGGCAGTTCCATTAACATTATCGTTGATACTGTTGATCAAGAATTATCTCGTTTAAGAAAACAAATTGAAATAGTTAATTTAAAAAGACATTTACGTGAATTAGAACAAGCCGCAGGTGTGCCAGAAGTATACATtaataataaaaacagtttttgtgaTATCGAACATGCCATTACAAAATTCAGTGGCGATGATATTACATATtctgttagattttttataaacGATTTTGAAGAAATAATGAACACGGTAAATGCCGATGACCATTTTCGGTTTTTGAGTTTACGTCGTTCTCTGACTGGCACAGCAAGAGTATTCCTTTCTACAATATCTGCTGTAACATATAAACAGCTTTGTGAGCAACTTATTAATGAATTTGACAGAAATGTCAGCCGACAAGATGTGTACAAAATGCTGCGTCAACGACGTTGGCAGAAGAAGAATGAATCTCTTCATTGCTATATTCTGTGCATGCAATCAATTGCAAGACGTTCTGATATCACGGAATCAGAAGTGATTGAATTTATTATTGATGGTTTGGAGAATAATGTTTCCAATATAACCCTTCTTTTAAGTGCTCGAACAATCAATGAGTTAAAGATGTTGGTGTCCCGGTATGAAAAGAAATATTTGAGCCGTGAAAGGGAAGAAATAACTAAGCTACCGTTCAAGGAAAgcaaagttgaaaataaagtgcATACAAATATCTGTTTTAATTGCTCACAAACAGGACATATAAAGCATAACTGTCCATACCCTATGAGACCAAAAGGATCTTGTTTCCGATGCTGGGAAATGGGTCATGAGTATCGTTCATGTCCAAATCCCAAGAAAATTTTACACAAGCTAGTTAAGCAACAAGTAGCTGCAATTAACGATTTCGAAGATGTAGACCGTTATGAAGTAATAGACGCTTTTAATGAA TCCGGTTAG